The following coding sequences lie in one Fibrobacter sp. UWB15 genomic window:
- the pgk gene encoding phosphoglycerate kinase translates to MAKLSIEDLELAGKRVFIRVDFNVPQDKVTGEITNTKRIEAALPTIQYALDHGAAVVLASHLGRPNGEKNMKYTLAPVAKKLEELIKKPVKFLSDCVGPEVEAACAAIKPGEIILLENLRFHIEEEGKRKIKNADGTETKEKADKEAVKAFRASLTKLADVYVNDAFGTAHRDHSSMTGVELPQRAAGFLMNKELKAFDQVLNNPPRPFLAILGGAKVADKIQLINNLLDKADKIIIGGGMAFTFKKVLNNIEIGSSLFDEEGAKLVPDLMAKAKAAGKEIILPVDYIAADKFAADAATKAVSDAEGIPAGWMGLDVGAESTKLFVNAIKSAKTIVWNGPAGVFEFEAFEKATKAMADAIVEATAAGAITVIGGGDTATAAKKYGADKKVTHTSTGGGASLELLEGKVLPGVAFLTDK, encoded by the coding sequence ATGGCAAAGCTTTCTATCGAAGATCTCGAACTCGCCGGCAAGCGCGTGTTCATCCGTGTTGACTTCAACGTTCCGCAGGACAAGGTGACTGGCGAAATCACCAACACCAAGCGTATCGAAGCCGCCCTCCCGACCATCCAGTACGCTCTCGATCACGGTGCAGCCGTTGTGCTCGCCTCTCACCTGGGTCGTCCGAATGGCGAAAAGAACATGAAGTACACGCTCGCTCCGGTTGCAAAGAAGCTTGAAGAACTCATCAAGAAGCCGGTGAAGTTCCTCTCCGACTGCGTGGGTCCGGAAGTCGAAGCTGCCTGCGCCGCTATCAAGCCGGGTGAAATCATCCTCCTCGAAAACCTCCGCTTCCACATCGAAGAAGAAGGCAAGCGCAAGATCAAGAACGCCGATGGCACCGAAACTAAGGAAAAGGCCGACAAGGAAGCCGTGAAGGCCTTCCGCGCAAGCCTCACCAAGCTCGCTGACGTCTACGTGAACGACGCTTTCGGTACCGCTCACCGCGACCACTCCTCCATGACTGGTGTTGAACTTCCGCAGCGCGCTGCCGGTTTCCTCATGAACAAGGAACTCAAGGCATTCGACCAGGTGCTCAACAATCCTCCGCGTCCGTTCCTCGCCATCCTCGGCGGTGCCAAGGTCGCTGACAAGATTCAGCTCATCAACAACCTCCTCGACAAGGCCGACAAGATCATCATCGGCGGTGGCATGGCTTTCACCTTCAAGAAGGTTCTAAACAACATCGAAATCGGTTCTTCTTTGTTTGACGAAGAAGGCGCAAAGCTCGTTCCGGATCTGATGGCCAAGGCCAAGGCTGCCGGCAAGGAAATTATCCTCCCGGTCGACTACATCGCTGCTGACAAGTTCGCTGCCGACGCTGCTACCAAGGCAGTCTCTGACGCCGAAGGCATTCCGGCTGGCTGGATGGGCCTCGATGTGGGCGCCGAATCCACCAAGCTCTTCGTGAACGCTATCAAGTCCGCCAAGACCATCGTCTGGAACGGCCCTGCAGGCGTGTTCGAATTCGAAGCATTCGAAAAGGCTACCAAGGCTATGGCCGACGCAATCGTCGAAGCTACCGCTGCTGGCGCAATCACCGTGATCGGTGGTGGCGATACCGCTACGGCTGCCAAGAAGTACGGCGCCGACAAGAAGGTGACCCACACCTCTACGGGTGGTGGCGCTTCCCTCGAGCTCCTGGAAGGCAAGGTTCTTCCGGGCGTCGCATTCCTCACGGATAAGTAA